In a single window of the Bacteroidota bacterium genome:
- a CDS encoding DUF4974 domain-containing protein, with the protein MKDPLFITDEIKYAIVEFLEGTIETERLNRLNSWLKESQEHRIQFNAFKKAWYLGGKATSVSEERELASWSRIKNVLELKKDKKVSRFWTTSKVAASWFLVFILGGAFSALLIRHISVMNYQQAKTTITVPLGSKSLVDLPDGTKVWLNAGSKLTYTKDYGKSTREVLLSGEAYFSVKSNKKVPFLVKTSNLVVKALGTKFNVKAYPEEKIITTTLEEGKIELSLIKGVVHSKAIILKPREMAIFYSPETGKQIAVKAPSGLKVNKAAETEKLEIVTSIHTELETSWKDDTWTIDEETLGNLAPILERRYNMIIEFESEEIKSFHFTGKIQNETIEEIMSAIELSAPVKYNIEKNKIILSLNKNFQE; encoded by the coding sequence ATGAAAGATCCATTATTTATAACAGATGAAATAAAATATGCAATTGTCGAATTTTTAGAAGGGACAATTGAAACTGAGCGCCTGAACAGATTGAATTCCTGGCTTAAAGAATCGCAAGAGCATCGGATTCAATTTAATGCCTTTAAAAAAGCCTGGTATCTTGGGGGAAAAGCTACGTCCGTTTCGGAGGAGAGGGAATTAGCTTCATGGTCTCGGATTAAGAATGTCCTTGAGCTTAAAAAGGATAAAAAAGTTAGTCGTTTTTGGACTACATCCAAAGTAGCAGCTTCATGGTTTTTGGTGTTTATACTGGGAGGTGCATTTAGTGCCTTATTAATCAGGCATATATCCGTTATGAATTATCAACAAGCAAAGACAACCATTACTGTTCCTCTTGGATCAAAAAGTCTGGTCGATTTGCCCGATGGGACGAAAGTCTGGCTCAATGCAGGCAGCAAATTAACCTACACTAAGGATTATGGGAAATCAACCAGGGAAGTTTTGTTATCCGGTGAAGCGTACTTTAGTGTTAAGTCTAATAAGAAAGTTCCTTTTTTGGTTAAGACCTCCAATCTTGTAGTGAAAGCCTTAGGAACAAAATTTAATGTAAAAGCTTATCCTGAAGAAAAAATTATTACCACAACTCTTGAAGAAGGGAAAATAGAATTGTCTTTAATCAAAGGCGTTGTCCATTCTAAGGCTATAATTTTAAAACCCAGGGAAATGGCTATATTTTACAGTCCGGAAACCGGAAAACAAATTGCTGTAAAAGCCCCTTCAGGTTTAAAGGTAAATAAAGCAGCGGAAACTGAAAAATTGGAAATAGTAACTTCCATTCATACTGAATTGGAAACTTCATGGAAAGATGATACCTGGACTATTGATGAAGAAACCTTGGGAAATCTTGCCCCTATACTGGAACGCCGATATAATATGATCATAGAATTTGAATCGGAAGAAATAAAAAGTTTCCATTTCACAGGAAAAATTCAAAATGAGACCATCGAAGAAATAATGAGTGCAATAGAATTATCGGCACCCGTAAAATATAATATTGAAAAAAATAAAATCATTTTATCCTTAAATAAAAACTTTCAGGAATGA
- a CDS encoding RNA polymerase sigma-70 factor produces MDKKDINALWTKVQAGDLKAFESLFHELYPGLCYFAQKILNNLSDSEEVTQDAFIHLWLNRSNLVLEVSIKAYLYQSVHNLSINKIAQYRTRKFQTNTTVDEKQWKQIHDLYIVEDTDIQMFESLGFRQQIREVVDSLPQKCKEIFLMSRLENLTYKEIAEKLNLSQNTVKVQIFRALEIIKTCFEKNNY; encoded by the coding sequence ATGGATAAAAAAGACATAAATGCATTATGGACCAAAGTCCAAGCAGGAGACCTGAAAGCTTTTGAATCCCTCTTCCATGAATTATATCCGGGTTTATGTTACTTTGCTCAAAAGATATTAAATAATTTATCTGATTCTGAAGAAGTAACACAAGATGCTTTTATTCACCTTTGGCTGAACAGAAGCAACCTTGTTCTTGAAGTTTCAATAAAAGCTTATTTGTATCAATCGGTTCATAATCTGTCAATTAATAAAATAGCCCAATATAGGACCCGTAAATTTCAGACCAATACAACAGTGGATGAGAAACAATGGAAACAGATTCATGATTTGTACATTGTAGAGGATACTGATATACAAATGTTTGAGTCATTAGGGTTCAGGCAACAAATCCGGGAAGTAGTTGATTCCCTGCCTCAAAAGTGTAAAGAAATATTCCTCATGAGCCGTTTGGAGAACCTGACCTATAAAGAAATTGCAGAGAAACTTAATCTTTCCCAAAATACCGTTAAGGTTCAAATATTCAGGGCTTTAGAAATTATTAAGACCTGCTTTGAAAAAAATAATTATTAA
- a CDS encoding 2-oxoacid:acceptor oxidoreductase family protein yields the protein MWSLNEKNEISVVISGEAGQGIQTLEDLLLMIMKSSGYHVFAYSEFMSRIRGGNNSMEIRITADPVQSFVDRIDLFIPLGADAVSRFKERITSDTLIISQLDYLSNSLDKSM from the coding sequence ATGTGGTCATTAAATGAAAAGAATGAAATATCGGTCGTGATATCGGGTGAAGCCGGACAGGGGATTCAGACACTGGAAGACCTGTTGCTAATGATTATGAAATCGTCGGGCTATCATGTTTTCGCTTACAGTGAATTCATGTCAAGAATCAGGGGCGGCAATAATTCTATGGAAATCAGGATAACTGCTGACCCTGTTCAGTCATTTGTTGACCGGATAGACCTATTTATTCCTTTAGGGGCAGATGCGGTTTCCCGCTTCAAGGAAAGGATAACCAGTGATACGCTCATCATCAGCCAGCTGGATTATCTAAGCAACAGTCTGGACAAAAGCATGTAA
- a CDS encoding phytoene/squalene synthase family protein, protein MNVEFYIENSYKLSELITKKYSTSFSLATSLLETEKRKAIYAIYGFVRLVDEIVDSFHSYDKPFLLSNLNEQLQYALENGISTNTVLAAFADTVRKYNISQKHIHAFMESMKYDLTKTEYTSTEELNTYIYGSADVVGLMCLKVFCNGNQVLYDQLKISAQKLGSAFQKVNFLRDLKYDNRELGRTYFPEITNKQFDKTSKRHIEQSIEKDFSEAWIGVKQLPGRAKLAVGLAYFYYKTLFDKIKKTKPEKILSERVRINNLRKYFILVKVGVMYKTKLI, encoded by the coding sequence ATGAACGTTGAATTTTACATAGAGAATAGTTACAAACTATCTGAGCTGATTACAAAGAAATACAGCACTTCTTTTTCTTTAGCAACATCATTGCTGGAAACGGAAAAACGTAAGGCTATATATGCTATTTATGGATTTGTTCGATTGGTAGATGAAATTGTAGACAGCTTTCACAGTTACGACAAGCCTTTTTTGTTAAGCAATTTAAACGAACAGTTACAGTATGCTTTAGAAAATGGAATTAGTACAAATACTGTATTGGCTGCATTTGCCGATACAGTAAGAAAATACAATATCTCCCAAAAACACATCCACGCTTTCATGGAAAGCATGAAATACGACCTTACAAAAACCGAATATACTAGCACCGAGGAATTGAATACATATATTTATGGTTCTGCAGACGTGGTTGGCTTAATGTGCCTAAAAGTCTTTTGTAATGGAAACCAAGTACTCTACGACCAATTAAAAATATCGGCTCAAAAACTTGGTTCTGCGTTTCAGAAAGTTAATTTTCTCCGCGACTTAAAATATGACAATAGAGAGCTGGGGCGAACTTATTTCCCTGAAATAACAAACAAACAATTTGACAAGACAAGTAAACGCCACATTGAACAATCTATTGAGAAGGATTTTAGCGAAGCCTGGATAGGTGTTAAACAACTTCCAGGCAGAGCTAAATTAGCTGTTGGGCTGGCTTATTTTTACTACAAAACATTATTCGATAAAATAAAGAAAACAAAGCCTGAAAAAATACTCTCAGAGCGGGTGCGGATAAATAACCTGAGAAAATACTTCATTTTGGTAAAGGTTGGTGTGATGTACAAAACAAAACTTATTTGA